The segment CAGTAAAAAACCATTCAGAAGACGAAGAACCAGCAATTATTAATTGCAACATTTCATAAAAAGCAGAAAGCCCTCGTTGAATTGATCATCGAGGGCTTTTTTCTGTCAACAGTTCTATTCGAATATGCTGGTTTCATGCCCATCAATACTCACGGTATTCTTATCGTGCCAGTATTTTTTGATACGCTCGTCTCCCTGTTTCTCCCAATAGACCTTCAACTCATTGCGATCCTCCTTGTAATCCATGAATGGCACAGCCATTCCACAGGATGTTTGTACCATATCTATGTCCATTTCGATGATTTGCCGAGACCCCATAATCGCAGGAAACATACTCAAGCACTTCTCATACTTTACGTCTCTTGGATGAAAAACTTTTGCATGCCCGTACAGCCTGAGGATTAAAGGTTTTCCCTCAAATGCACAAAACATGATTGTCATTCGGTCGCTTTCGAGCAGATGAGTGGCGGTTTCGTTACCGCTTCCAGTCAGGTTGAGCCAAATGACTTTGTTGTCTGATAATACACGAAAGGAGTCCATACCTTTTGGAGATACATTTACCTTACCTTCCTTCATTGCCGTAGCGACAAAGAAAATTTTTTGATCCTTGATGAATTCTTTCAGCTCCGTCGTTAGACATTCTAGTCGCTTTCCCATTTCATTTTGGTTTAGGTTTTGCTATTATAAATTGGCTCAGAGCCACTTTCTTCTTTTGAAATAGATAAACATGCCGATAAACATCAAACCCATCACGCCCCAGACGATGTGGTAGCCATAGCGGTATTTGAGCTCAGGCATGTATTCGAAATTCATCCCATAGATACCTGCGATGAAGGTCATCGGTATGAATATCGTAGAGACAGTGGTCAAGACTTTCATCGTTTCGTTCATTTTTTGGCTCAGAGACGAAAAATAGATGTTGGTCAAACTCTCCAGCGAATTGGCAGTAGAATTGATCTCTTCGATTGCACCGTTGCAACTGCTCATCAAATCAAGGAAGTACTTTTTGGCCTCCTTGGTGATGAATGATGATTCTCGGTTCGAGATCAATCGCAGAGAATCTTTGAAGGGAGAAAGTGATTTTTTGATCGTCTGCGTCACTTGTTTCATTCGCTCCATTTTGATCAAGAGCTCTTGTGTAGGGTCGGCAAAAACCTGCTTCTCCAACTCTCTTACTTCTGTATTAATCCATTCGATCGTCTCATAGTAATTATCCAACACAGCATCTAGTAATTGACAAACCAAAAAATCTGATCTTTTACTCCGTATCAACCCCAAATTCTCTTCGATTTTGTTTCGGATGTGATCAAAATGATCTCCATGCTCCTCTTGGAACGAGACTACATAATTTTTACCCAAAATGAACGAAAGCTGCTCTACATTGAGACTTTTATCCTCATCATTCAAAATAGACTTGATGCTAA is part of the Reichenbachiella agarivorans genome and harbors:
- a CDS encoding pyridoxamine 5'-phosphate oxidase family protein, yielding MGKRLECLTTELKEFIKDQKIFFVATAMKEGKVNVSPKGMDSFRVLSDNKVIWLNLTGSGNETATHLLESDRMTIMFCAFEGKPLILRLYGHAKVFHPRDVKYEKCLSMFPAIMGSRQIIEMDIDMVQTSCGMAVPFMDYKEDRNELKVYWEKQGDERIKKYWHDKNTVSIDGHETSIFE
- the corA gene encoding magnesium/cobalt transporter CorA codes for the protein MKEFDITRPDKLILTGLKSLVSLPLNLYTEQKSKAKGSGKVSFIGEKKLDEVSVQHYQYNKDELKVNEVEYNLDFVKEENDKLVHWLNIYGLHDVEIIQDIGQKLGMDRITLRHVLDTTLRPKVEEFDKYLFFSIKSILNDEDKSLNVEQLSFILGKNYVVSFQEEHGDHFDHIRNKIEENLGLIRSKRSDFLVCQLLDAVLDNYYETIEWINTEVRELEKQVFADPTQELLIKMERMKQVTQTIKKSLSPFKDSLRLISNRESSFITKEAKKYFLDLMSSCNGAIEEINSTANSLESLTNIYFSSLSQKMNETMKVLTTVSTIFIPMTFIAGIYGMNFEYMPELKYRYGYHIVWGVMGLMFIGMFIYFKRRKWL